Proteins encoded within one genomic window of Kibdelosporangium phytohabitans:
- a CDS encoding ArsR/SmtB family transcription factor → MLRIHFSPEDLARTRISPRPHPMWETLLSLYRLRRRDGELVFDGWRRSIRPKVPAGTRLLTDLVPQNGYAADFLTPATPDLCLASGLEALRRTPKRRLRTDLSILSRERTLPSWTAMLADGRTEAVNRLADAVDQYFTACLAPYWTHVRGRVDQEHARQAQLVADGGFERLFGDLHPSARWCYPVLELDYPVDQDLHLGGRGLQLVPSFFCQGTPMTLLDGDLDPVLLYPIGHSVGWSTTDRTRSLASLLGRTRARVLETIGDRPCTTSEVARRADTSLPTASQQASALRAAGLVTSRQNGQSVLHSITSLGLALLAGNAQ, encoded by the coding sequence GTGCTGAGGATCCATTTCAGCCCGGAGGATCTGGCCAGGACGAGGATCAGCCCTCGGCCGCACCCGATGTGGGAGACCTTGCTCAGCCTGTACCGGCTGCGCAGGCGTGACGGCGAACTGGTCTTCGACGGGTGGCGAAGATCGATCCGGCCGAAGGTTCCCGCCGGTACCCGGCTGCTGACCGACCTGGTGCCGCAGAACGGGTACGCCGCCGACTTCCTCACCCCGGCGACCCCGGACCTCTGCCTCGCCAGCGGACTGGAGGCGCTGCGCCGCACGCCGAAACGGCGACTGCGCACGGATCTGTCCATCCTGAGCCGTGAGCGCACGCTCCCGTCGTGGACGGCGATGCTCGCCGACGGCCGCACCGAAGCCGTCAACCGGCTGGCCGACGCGGTCGACCAGTACTTCACCGCGTGCCTCGCACCATATTGGACACATGTGCGCGGACGCGTCGACCAGGAACACGCCCGGCAGGCGCAACTGGTCGCCGACGGGGGCTTCGAGCGGCTGTTCGGCGACCTGCACCCGTCCGCGCGGTGGTGCTACCCCGTACTGGAACTGGACTACCCCGTCGACCAGGACCTGCACCTCGGCGGCAGGGGACTGCAGCTGGTGCCATCCTTCTTCTGCCAGGGCACGCCGATGACGTTGCTCGACGGCGACCTCGACCCCGTCCTGCTCTACCCGATCGGCCACTCGGTCGGCTGGTCCACAACGGACCGGACGCGGTCACTGGCGTCGCTGCTCGGCCGGACTCGCGCGCGGGTGCTGGAAACCATCGGCGACCGGCCCTGCACCACCAGCGAAGTGGCCAGGCGCGCGGACACGAGCCTGCCGACCGCCAGCCAGCAGGCGTCCGCGCTGCGGGCGGCCGGGTTGGTGACCAGCAGGCAGAACGGCCAGTCCGTGCTGCATTCCATCACCTCACTCGGTCTCGCCCTGCTGGCCGGCAACGCCCAGTAG
- a CDS encoding RICIN domain-containing protein translates to MSIRGLVLPAVLCLAASLCGMVAHASATAAEPVELTELRTETTRVFANPSGTRTMEVYAGPVRTRRNGHWQPIDTTLVRAADGSVSPRATVTGLRLSGGGTGPFVTAERDGKEFSLSWPGKLPSPQLNGDTATYPEVLPGVDLRVRADSDGFSQLLMVKNAAAAANPALRAIRYGTTTKGLAVKPGAGGATSVVDDQGRTVFASGTPSMWDSSAQRVALAGNVRSEERAMGLAVHPHELTIVPDARMLTSADTVFPLFIDPSYSAGANRWTYVNRDDADESYWTTKENNKAKVGKTWGTAGLYRSLFQMNTGQIAGSKITRTWFSVTMDHSAACAATGVELWNTAAIDPAVPLTWNNSKNHWLTYLASAKGTANESSACPKPDFPMEFSSAALTKLVQDTATADKDTVTFGLKINSGAETSQDQWKYFHASTARINVEYNSRPRVPAGVNTASPKPCGTAAAPTAFTTNTPGFSAVISDPEGENLSGELEILNGDTVLTTLTTPLIGSGGAFSWDAVPPGVLPEDQPATVFGYRARARDASGLTSLYTERCAFTVDKVKPGTPLVTSTDYPNGTAVRSVGETGTVAFGRATADTDIAGYRYGFNPDRITSWVAASADGKASVPITLWPDSPGGTIGINRTLYVRAIDRAGNASSTYATWGLTAKPRVVTSPPVRGDTNGDRRADVTAVFDQGDNRTAVWNFISGADSGHIGWDTGVNGGFPAFRTASVRGDFTGDGLTDVAVFREDPDRKTRLFLLRSDGNRFVSEAESWAGTTYHLSHMKVVAGDFDADGDDDIAVFQGYQGDQTKLWVHTAGGGGFGTPVMRWDSGAAGLDLTATSFVAGDFDGDGRADIGQLRGHDGAQTRLWVQYGLAAPVQQWDSGPGNLPRAAATFRTADVDGDAKRKDEIVIMSDRGGNTARLNVLTAGAGTWTDTVWWSGTAFDTGAAVLSAGDVTGDGRADVTALYATGNGNRRLYTFVSNGTSFSDKQAGWEGQIGDTSTPFTVEPGQIYRIHPRHSEKCLGAADTARGTAITQSDCVNGEKKQQFTIERQGATDYFYLKGVASRMCVDVYTWQHVDGAAAVQWTCNGSGIPQANQQVVLEYVEGSGVDVLVRLRPVHSEKCLDVKGASQGNGAALVQWSCGDLTKTNQLFYLRPEA, encoded by the coding sequence ATGTCCATACGTGGCCTAGTCCTACCTGCTGTCCTCTGCCTCGCAGCCTCGCTCTGCGGCATGGTCGCGCACGCCTCCGCTACAGCCGCGGAACCGGTCGAGCTGACCGAACTGCGCACCGAGACGACCCGAGTGTTCGCCAATCCGTCCGGTACCCGGACGATGGAGGTGTACGCGGGCCCGGTCCGCACTCGCCGAAACGGTCACTGGCAACCGATCGACACCACACTGGTCCGCGCGGCCGACGGGTCGGTCAGTCCACGTGCGACGGTCACGGGCCTGCGCCTGTCCGGCGGTGGGACCGGTCCGTTCGTGACCGCCGAGCGCGACGGCAAGGAATTCTCGCTCTCGTGGCCGGGAAAGCTGCCGTCGCCGCAGCTCAACGGCGACACCGCCACGTACCCCGAAGTACTTCCGGGTGTCGACCTGAGGGTACGGGCCGACTCGGACGGCTTCTCGCAGCTCCTCATGGTCAAGAACGCCGCCGCTGCCGCGAATCCCGCCCTGCGGGCGATCAGGTACGGCACCACCACCAAGGGCCTGGCCGTCAAGCCGGGCGCTGGTGGCGCCACGTCCGTTGTGGACGACCAGGGGCGGACGGTTTTCGCCTCCGGCACGCCGAGTATGTGGGACTCGTCGGCGCAACGCGTCGCGTTGGCTGGGAACGTGCGGTCTGAGGAACGTGCGATGGGGCTGGCCGTGCACCCGCATGAGCTCACCATCGTCCCGGACGCGCGGATGCTGACATCGGCGGACACGGTGTTCCCTCTGTTCATTGATCCCTCGTACAGCGCCGGGGCCAACCGGTGGACCTACGTCAACCGCGACGACGCCGACGAGTCGTACTGGACCACCAAGGAGAACAACAAGGCCAAGGTCGGCAAGACGTGGGGCACCGCAGGTCTCTACCGGTCGCTGTTCCAGATGAACACCGGCCAGATCGCCGGGTCGAAGATCACCCGGACCTGGTTCTCGGTCACCATGGACCACTCCGCCGCCTGCGCGGCGACCGGCGTCGAGTTGTGGAACACCGCGGCGATCGACCCGGCCGTGCCGTTGACGTGGAACAACTCCAAGAACCACTGGCTGACCTACCTGGCGTCCGCGAAGGGTACGGCCAACGAGTCCAGCGCGTGCCCGAAACCGGACTTCCCGATGGAGTTCTCCTCGGCCGCGCTGACCAAGCTGGTGCAGGACACCGCGACCGCCGACAAGGACACCGTCACGTTCGGTCTGAAGATCAACTCGGGCGCGGAGACAAGCCAGGACCAGTGGAAGTACTTCCACGCCAGCACCGCGCGGATCAACGTCGAGTACAACTCCCGGCCCCGGGTCCCGGCCGGGGTGAACACCGCGTCGCCCAAGCCGTGCGGCACCGCGGCGGCACCCACGGCGTTCACCACGAACACGCCCGGTTTCTCCGCGGTCATCTCCGATCCGGAAGGCGAGAACCTCTCCGGCGAACTGGAGATCCTCAACGGCGACACCGTGCTCACCACGTTGACCACCCCGCTGATCGGCTCCGGCGGCGCCTTCAGCTGGGACGCGGTCCCGCCGGGTGTGCTACCCGAAGACCAACCCGCGACCGTGTTCGGTTACCGCGCACGAGCACGGGACGCGTCCGGGCTCACGAGCCTGTACACCGAGCGATGCGCGTTCACCGTCGACAAGGTCAAGCCGGGAACACCGTTGGTCACGTCGACCGACTACCCGAACGGCACGGCGGTGCGTTCAGTGGGGGAGACCGGGACCGTGGCGTTCGGCCGTGCGACGGCTGACACGGACATCGCGGGTTATCGGTACGGATTCAACCCGGACCGCATCACCTCCTGGGTCGCCGCCTCCGCCGATGGCAAGGCGAGCGTGCCGATCACGCTGTGGCCGGACTCGCCAGGAGGGACCATAGGGATCAACCGGACACTGTACGTGCGTGCGATCGACCGCGCGGGTAACGCCAGCTCCACCTACGCCACCTGGGGCCTCACCGCCAAACCCCGCGTGGTGACGTCACCCCCGGTACGCGGGGACACCAACGGCGACCGGCGCGCGGACGTCACAGCTGTGTTCGACCAAGGTGACAACCGCACGGCCGTGTGGAACTTCATCAGCGGGGCTGACAGCGGGCACATCGGCTGGGACACCGGCGTGAACGGCGGATTCCCCGCGTTCCGCACAGCCAGCGTGCGCGGCGACTTCACCGGGGACGGCCTGACCGACGTTGCTGTGTTCCGTGAGGACCCCGACCGCAAGACCCGGCTGTTCCTGCTGCGCTCGGACGGCAACCGGTTCGTCTCGGAGGCGGAGAGCTGGGCCGGGACGACGTACCACCTGTCGCACATGAAGGTGGTCGCCGGTGACTTCGACGCCGACGGCGACGACGACATCGCGGTGTTCCAGGGCTATCAGGGCGACCAGACCAAACTCTGGGTGCACACGGCAGGCGGCGGCGGGTTCGGCACGCCGGTCATGCGGTGGGACAGCGGTGCCGCCGGTCTCGACCTGACGGCCACCAGTTTCGTGGCCGGTGACTTCGACGGCGACGGCCGCGCGGACATCGGCCAGTTACGCGGCCACGACGGGGCCCAGACGAGACTGTGGGTCCAGTACGGCCTGGCCGCGCCCGTCCAGCAGTGGGACAGCGGACCGGGAAACCTGCCACGGGCGGCAGCGACCTTCCGCACGGCCGACGTGGACGGCGACGCGAAACGCAAGGACGAGATCGTCATCATGTCCGACCGCGGCGGCAACACCGCGCGGCTGAACGTGCTCACGGCGGGAGCCGGGACGTGGACGGACACCGTCTGGTGGTCCGGCACCGCGTTCGACACCGGCGCGGCTGTGTTGTCAGCCGGTGACGTGACCGGAGACGGTCGGGCTGATGTCACCGCGCTGTACGCCACCGGCAACGGCAACCGCCGGCTGTACACCTTCGTCTCCAACGGAACGTCCTTCTCGGACAAGCAGGCAGGCTGGGAGGGGCAGATCGGTGACACGAGCACGCCGTTCACCGTCGAACCGGGCCAGATCTACCGCATCCACCCCCGGCACAGCGAGAAATGCCTCGGCGCGGCGGACACCGCCCGAGGCACCGCGATCACCCAGTCCGACTGCGTGAACGGCGAGAAGAAGCAGCAGTTCACCATCGAACGCCAGGGCGCCACGGACTACTTCTACCTCAAGGGCGTGGCGTCGAGGATGTGCGTCGACGTCTACACCTGGCAGCACGTCGACGGCGCGGCGGCTGTGCAGTGGACGTGCAACGGTTCCGGTA
- a CDS encoding RHS repeat domain-containing protein — MTRRSHSWAGAAIALVVAAGLVNAVPPDATAQPGRPWSARAEKSVPTTVVRAEKPEPDAAEDKALKASPSVSWPAPAVAEISPDGQRAAAAGASPIRVARAGDARTAAVQPKVRVEVLDRRLDGPMFRLGSTTAEPLSVHVDYAGFRDAFGGDWAGRLKLAAVPECALATPDKPECQATVLPTRNDGAGTLTADVTPSRNGLYAVTAAASSGAGDYQASSLSPGSTWSSGGSSGDFTWEYDMDAPPGLDGPEPDLDLSYSSGSVDARTSATNNQPSWVGEGFDFSPGGHIERRYASCATDTKGSNNSKKTGDLCWRTDNAILSLNGSGGELVRDDATGAWRLRSDDGSKIERVSGKDNGDDNGESWKVTGKDGTQYFFGLNKLPGWSTGKQTTNSAWTVPVAGNHSGEPCHKSAFDTSFCQQAWRWNLDYVVDVHGNTMSYFYKTETNNYARNMTATKVAGYVRDGYLERIDYGQKDGEVYTKPAVGQVVFTVAGRCVPNTECVTGKPGNWPDTPLDQQCTSTTNCGTKYTPTFWSQMRLAKVTTRIWNGNAHRDVNSWTLTHSFPSPGDGTRAGMWLASVRRTGLVGGSESLPEVNFDGVQMHNRVDGIDGIPPMNWWRMKKIRTETGADIVVNYLPKDCAAPVNLPVADANTKRCYPVRWTPDSLDNQAAERTDWFHKYVVSDVTEKDVTTGLAPVVTEVGYVGTPAWRHDDEDGLVPAERKTWSQWRGYERVQTRKGQPGGLREQTEVLYFRGMDEDKKAAGGVKDVKVVDSNGTRLEDSNDLAGAERERITYASAGGVVTDRAITDPWMSAPTATSVRSWGTTKAYKVGQSAVQHTEVHPGGGQLKTAKNHVYDADGLLVRSEDLHDLNNANDDTCTRYSYTRNPATNVMDLKYQEETVAVACDKTPNLPTDLASVVRTYYDGSDTLGAQPTKGDPTRQDELSGWANGAPTFRTVDRSVYDALGREIESTDVFGKKTTTKYESAAGGPVTKVTTTNALGHSASVELEPAWGEPTAETDTTGKRAESAYDPLGRVVKTWLPGRARSQSPSTEHTYLIRTDGPNAVVNRTVQPNGEYETDIDLFDGQMRERQSQDPAPGGGRVITDTVYDSRGKEVKVNGPYFNDAPPGTDIVVPDDEAQLPAQTVYEYDGNDRLTAEILKVDGVEKWRTTHAYSGSRHDVDPPRGAIPTSEFVDAEGRLVELRQYRGDSPAGDYDRTTYGYTRHGQLESVTDPAGNVWRRGYDLLGREIRTEDPDHGVTETTYNDADQIETRKDARGAVLAYSYDDLGRAKAIHDGSLTGAKRIEWSYDKLPDGTAVPGLLVSATRYVNGNAYSQTVTGVDGANRPTGMAVTIPASEGKLAGTYKFATGYKQDGQVGEMTLPALGALAEEKLTFGYDKLGLATTLSGKTPYVMGTSYTPYSEPEQVTLSTGGKWVKRSAEYERGTRRVKRTVTERETPGQLVSNVSFSHDEAGNITRVADEPGADTGEPADTQCFRYDHLRRMTGAWTPGDGNCEATPTAVRLGGPAPYWHNWTYDKVGNRTGETKVAPDGKTTSSTYTYPAPGQPQPHAVQKVTTTSPSGTKVDEFGYDATGNTTGRKLGTAPGQTLEWDAEGKLAKVTDGGKTTSYLYDATGDRLIRRDNSGVTLYLGNGEVLLTPQGVLKGTRRYEHSGETVAVRTSDNKLHWMDHNQVGTAELSIDADTQEVSRRRLDPFGGARGTHPSTWPDQQGFVGGTIDGDTGLTQLGERAYDPATGRFASTDPEIDFTDPQQINAYSYANNSPVTFSDPDGRFWSIVIRVVVSKVVVPVTRKVIWPVLKRVGMWVAKWVWSGLRWLGRKLNLAWHWVERTVVTWVEKTVRSWSIKTVRKTVKTRVWKQPKHTARKIGPKQVKKVRKPSTRPKKATKPKRNATNGKSRKFFPKKSGGLRRMPNVPYKEVKNLPDYGTTDWYGRIEIRKGLNPKELVETVRHESFHRFLSPKRGPFIEARAKLNEFRYTRSHLWRFTEEMSAETYGTGSLRKGVNLAKQYDLKAWRLAVEGAGVVGGAGAIGYGVHGWLAD; from the coding sequence ATGACTCGAAGATCACACAGCTGGGCAGGCGCCGCGATCGCCTTGGTGGTCGCGGCGGGATTGGTCAACGCCGTCCCGCCGGATGCCACCGCCCAGCCAGGCAGGCCATGGTCGGCACGCGCGGAGAAGTCCGTGCCGACAACCGTTGTCCGCGCGGAGAAACCGGAACCTGACGCGGCGGAGGACAAGGCACTCAAGGCATCGCCTTCGGTGTCGTGGCCCGCCCCGGCAGTCGCGGAGATCTCGCCGGACGGTCAGCGGGCCGCGGCGGCTGGGGCGTCGCCGATCCGCGTCGCGCGCGCCGGGGACGCCCGGACCGCGGCCGTCCAGCCGAAGGTGCGCGTCGAGGTGCTCGACCGCAGGCTCGACGGCCCGATGTTCCGCCTCGGCAGCACGACAGCCGAGCCGCTGTCGGTCCACGTCGACTACGCCGGGTTCCGCGACGCGTTCGGCGGGGACTGGGCGGGCAGGCTCAAACTGGCCGCGGTGCCCGAATGCGCGCTGGCGACACCGGACAAGCCGGAGTGCCAGGCAACGGTCCTGCCCACCCGCAACGACGGCGCCGGGACGCTGACCGCGGACGTGACACCCAGCCGGAACGGGCTGTACGCGGTCACCGCGGCGGCTTCGTCCGGCGCGGGCGACTACCAGGCCTCGTCGTTGTCACCCGGTTCGACGTGGTCGAGTGGCGGCTCGTCAGGGGACTTCACCTGGGAGTACGACATGGACGCCCCGCCCGGTCTGGACGGACCGGAGCCGGACCTGGACCTGTCCTACTCGTCGGGCAGCGTCGACGCGCGGACCTCGGCGACGAACAACCAGCCGAGCTGGGTCGGCGAGGGGTTCGACTTCAGCCCCGGCGGCCACATCGAGCGCCGGTACGCCAGTTGCGCCACGGATACCAAGGGCAGCAACAACTCCAAGAAGACCGGTGACTTGTGCTGGCGAACGGACAACGCCATCCTGTCGTTGAACGGCAGCGGCGGCGAGCTGGTCCGTGACGACGCCACAGGCGCGTGGCGGTTGCGCAGCGACGACGGGTCGAAGATCGAACGCGTGTCCGGCAAGGACAACGGCGACGACAACGGCGAGTCCTGGAAGGTCACCGGCAAGGACGGCACGCAGTACTTCTTCGGCCTGAACAAGCTGCCCGGCTGGTCGACGGGCAAGCAGACGACGAACTCGGCGTGGACGGTACCGGTGGCGGGCAACCACTCCGGCGAGCCGTGCCACAAGAGCGCGTTCGACACCTCGTTCTGCCAGCAGGCGTGGCGGTGGAACCTCGACTACGTCGTCGACGTGCACGGCAACACCATGAGCTACTTCTACAAGACCGAGACCAACAACTACGCCCGCAACATGACCGCCACCAAAGTCGCCGGTTACGTGCGGGACGGTTACCTCGAACGCATCGACTACGGCCAGAAGGACGGCGAGGTCTACACCAAGCCCGCGGTCGGCCAGGTCGTGTTCACCGTCGCGGGGCGGTGCGTCCCGAACACCGAGTGCGTCACCGGGAAACCCGGGAACTGGCCGGACACCCCGCTCGACCAGCAGTGCACCAGCACGACCAACTGCGGCACCAAGTACACACCGACGTTCTGGTCGCAGATGCGGCTGGCCAAGGTCACCACGAGGATCTGGAACGGCAACGCCCACCGGGACGTCAACTCGTGGACGCTGACGCACAGCTTCCCGTCTCCCGGCGACGGCACCAGGGCGGGGATGTGGCTCGCGTCGGTCAGGCGCACCGGCCTCGTCGGCGGTTCGGAGAGCCTGCCGGAGGTGAACTTCGACGGCGTCCAGATGCACAACCGCGTGGACGGCATCGACGGCATCCCACCGATGAACTGGTGGCGGATGAAGAAGATCCGCACCGAGACCGGCGCCGACATCGTGGTGAACTACCTGCCGAAGGACTGTGCCGCGCCGGTCAACCTGCCGGTCGCCGACGCCAACACCAAGCGGTGCTACCCGGTCCGGTGGACGCCGGACTCGCTGGACAACCAGGCAGCTGAGCGCACCGACTGGTTCCACAAGTACGTCGTGTCCGACGTGACCGAGAAGGACGTCACCACCGGCCTGGCACCGGTCGTGACCGAGGTCGGGTACGTCGGGACCCCGGCGTGGCGGCACGACGACGAGGACGGCCTGGTCCCGGCCGAGCGCAAGACCTGGTCGCAGTGGCGCGGTTACGAGCGGGTGCAGACCCGCAAGGGGCAGCCGGGCGGGCTGCGGGAGCAGACCGAGGTCCTCTACTTCCGCGGCATGGACGAGGACAAGAAGGCCGCCGGTGGCGTGAAGGACGTCAAGGTCGTCGACTCCAACGGCACCAGGCTGGAGGACAGCAACGACCTCGCGGGCGCCGAACGGGAGCGGATCACCTACGCCAGTGCTGGGGGAGTCGTCACCGACCGCGCGATCACGGACCCGTGGATGTCGGCGCCGACCGCCACCAGTGTGCGCAGCTGGGGGACGACCAAGGCGTACAAGGTCGGCCAGTCGGCGGTCCAGCACACGGAAGTGCACCCCGGCGGCGGCCAGCTCAAGACAGCCAAGAACCACGTCTACGACGCCGACGGCCTGCTGGTCCGCTCCGAGGATCTGCACGACCTGAACAACGCCAATGACGACACGTGCACCCGGTACAGCTACACGCGCAACCCGGCTACCAACGTCATGGACCTGAAGTACCAGGAGGAGACAGTCGCCGTCGCGTGCGACAAGACGCCGAACCTGCCCACGGACCTGGCCAGTGTCGTGCGGACCTACTACGACGGAAGCGACACCCTCGGCGCGCAGCCGACCAAGGGCGACCCGACCCGGCAGGACGAACTCAGCGGCTGGGCCAACGGTGCCCCGACGTTCAGGACCGTCGACCGCTCGGTCTACGACGCGCTCGGCCGTGAGATCGAGTCGACGGACGTGTTCGGCAAGAAGACCACCACCAAGTACGAGTCGGCGGCCGGCGGTCCGGTGACCAAGGTGACGACCACGAACGCCCTGGGGCACAGCGCGTCCGTCGAGCTGGAACCGGCGTGGGGTGAACCGACGGCGGAAACCGACACCACCGGCAAACGCGCGGAGAGCGCGTACGACCCGCTCGGCCGTGTGGTCAAGACCTGGCTGCCCGGACGGGCTCGTTCGCAGAGCCCCAGCACCGAGCACACCTATCTGATCCGCACCGACGGTCCCAACGCGGTCGTCAACCGCACGGTGCAGCCCAACGGCGAGTACGAGACGGACATCGACCTGTTCGACGGCCAGATGCGGGAACGGCAGTCGCAGGACCCGGCGCCCGGTGGTGGACGGGTGATCACCGACACCGTCTACGACTCCCGTGGCAAGGAAGTGAAGGTCAACGGTCCGTACTTCAACGACGCCCCACCGGGCACGGACATCGTGGTGCCGGATGACGAGGCACAGCTGCCGGCGCAGACGGTCTACGAGTACGACGGCAACGACCGGCTCACCGCCGAGATCCTCAAGGTCGACGGCGTCGAGAAGTGGCGCACCACGCACGCGTACTCGGGCAGCAGGCACGACGTCGACCCGCCCAGGGGCGCCATCCCGACGAGCGAGTTCGTCGACGCGGAGGGCAGGCTCGTCGAGTTGCGCCAGTACAGGGGCGATTCGCCGGCCGGTGACTACGACAGGACCACCTACGGCTACACCAGGCACGGCCAGCTGGAGTCCGTCACCGACCCGGCGGGCAACGTCTGGCGGCGCGGATACGACCTGCTGGGCCGCGAGATCCGGACCGAGGACCCGGACCACGGCGTCACCGAGACCACCTACAACGACGCTGACCAGATCGAGACCAGGAAGGACGCCCGCGGTGCTGTCCTGGCCTACAGCTATGACGATCTCGGCCGGGCGAAAGCGATCCACGACGGGTCGTTGACCGGCGCGAAACGGATCGAGTGGAGCTACGACAAGCTGCCGGACGGCACCGCCGTGCCCGGTCTGCTCGTCTCGGCGACGCGGTACGTCAACGGGAACGCCTACAGCCAGACAGTCACCGGCGTGGACGGCGCCAACCGCCCGACCGGTATGGCCGTCACAATCCCGGCGTCCGAAGGCAAACTGGCGGGCACGTACAAGTTCGCCACGGGGTACAAGCAGGACGGTCAGGTCGGTGAGATGACTCTGCCCGCCTTGGGTGCGCTCGCCGAGGAGAAGCTGACCTTCGGCTACGACAAGCTCGGCCTGGCGACCACGTTGAGCGGCAAGACCCCGTACGTCATGGGCACCAGCTACACCCCGTACTCCGAGCCGGAGCAGGTCACGCTGTCCACGGGCGGCAAGTGGGTCAAGCGCTCAGCCGAGTACGAGCGTGGCACCCGGCGGGTGAAGCGCACGGTGACCGAGCGGGAGACACCGGGGCAACTCGTCTCCAACGTGTCGTTCAGCCACGACGAGGCGGGCAACATCACGCGGGTGGCCGACGAGCCAGGCGCCGACACCGGCGAACCCGCTGACACGCAGTGCTTCCGGTACGACCACCTGCGCCGGATGACCGGAGCGTGGACCCCGGGCGACGGCAACTGCGAGGCCACGCCCACCGCGGTCAGACTCGGCGGCCCGGCGCCGTACTGGCACAACTGGACCTACGACAAGGTCGGCAACCGGACCGGCGAGACGAAGGTGGCACCGGACGGCAAGACGACGTCCAGCACGTACACCTATCCCGCGCCGGGCCAGCCACAGCCGCACGCGGTGCAGAAGGTGACGACGACCAGCCCGTCGGGCACGAAGGTGGACGAGTTCGGCTACGACGCCACCGGCAACACGACCGGCCGGAAGCTGGGCACCGCGCCCGGCCAGACGCTGGAATGGGACGCCGAGGGCAAACTGGCGAAGGTCACCGACGGCGGCAAGACCACGTCGTACCTGTACGACGCGACCGGCGACCGTCTGATCCGCCGGGACAACAGCGGGGTCACGCTGTACCTCGGCAACGGTGAGGTACTGCTGACGCCGCAAGGCGTGCTGAAGGGCACGCGGCGTTATGAACACAGCGGTGAGACGGTCGCGGTCCGGACGTCGGACAACAAGCTGCACTGGATGGACCACAACCAGGTCGGCACAGCGGAGTTGTCGATCGACGCGGACACCCAGGAGGTGTCCCGGCGGCGGCTGGACCCGTTCGGCGGGGCACGGGGAACGCACCCGTCGACGTGGCCGGACCAGCAGGGTTTCGTCGGCGGCACCATCGACGGCGACACCGGGCTCACGCAGCTCGGGGAACGCGCGTACGACCCGGCGACCGGCCGGTTCGCCTCGACCGACCCCGAGATCGACTTCACCGACCCGCAGCAGATCAACGCGTACTCGTACGCCAACAACAGCCCGGTCACCTTCTCGGACCCGGACGGCCGGTTCTGGAGCATCGTCATCCGGGTCGTGGTGTCCAAAGTGGTCGTGCCGGTGACGCGCAAGGTGATCTGGCCGGTGCTCAAGCGCGTCGGCATGTGGGTGGCGAAGTGGGTCTGGTCGGGCCTGAGGTGGCTGGGCCGCAAGCTCAACCTCGCCTGGCACTGGGTCGAGCGGACCGTCGTGACCTGGGTGGAGAAGACCGTCCGAAGCTGGAGCATCAAGACGGTCCGCAAGACCGTGAAGACCAGGGTGTGGAAACAGCCCAAACACACGGCCAGGAAGATCGGCCCCAAACAGGTCAAGAAGGTCCGCAAACCGAGCACGAGACCCAAGAAGGCCACCAAACCGAAGCGGAACGCGACCAACGGGAAGAGCCGGAAGTTCTTCCCCAAGAAGTCCGGCGGCCTCCGCAGGATGCCCAACGTCCCGTACAAGGAGGTCAAGAATCTGCCGGACTACGGCACCACCGATTGGTACGGTAGGATAGAGATTCGAAAGGGTTTGAACCCGAAGGAACTCGTCGAGACAGTGCGACATGAGAGCTTCCACCGTTTCCTGAGCCCGAAGCGGGGCCCGTTCATCGAAGCGAGGGCCAAGCTGAACGAGTTCCGTTACACCAGGTCGCACCTGTGGAGGTTCACCGAGGAAATGTCTGCCGAGACCTACGGGACCGGCAGTCTCAGGAAGGGCGTCAACCTCGCGAAGCAGTACGATTTGAAGGCTTGGCGCCTCGCTGTGGAAGGAGCCGGTGTCGTGGGTGGCGCCGGGGCGATCGGATACGGCGTCCACGGCTGGTTGGCTGACTGA